ATCCAGTTCGCCCTGCGCAAGGCTGTCAAAAAAGTATGGTGTGTGGAATCGGTAGTGTTTACTGTGGAGTATCGTGCCAGCGAGCGAATCTCTGCAACCACTTCGACTGTTTCCGGTTCGCGAGGATGAAGCGATTCGAAAATGACGGAGTTCGACGTTTCAGCTCTCGAACAATCAGTTCGACAGCGTTCCGTTTTCCGTGTCAGCGCCTCTGAAATCGAAATCCAGCTCAGGGGATGCAGTCTATCGGTGTTAAGCCCCATCAGCGAGAAAGATGGTATTTGCGCCCGTGTATTTTTACGAAGTTCGCCGAGAAATGGTTCTCTAAGAGCGGTGGTAGTCGTCGAAAAGAGACGGAGGTGAAGCAAGTGGTTCGTCTCCGGGCCAGCCGCAGCGTACAGCCAGAATTGCTGGTGCTGTTCCGACTCAGTGGTTCGTCGGTCGCAATCTGATTCGGAGGCCTACTGAAGTCGAGCAGAAAGTCAGCGTTCCATCTCCGATGGAGACACACATTATCGAGAACTTCGACAGTACTCGGCATCGGTAGCTCCGTAGCGTGCGCTCGAATAGATCACCGGCATGCGGGCGTACGTATCCGCTCGCACTCACAAAATCCGAATCAATCCAGCCATGCTATCTACGTAGGCGATTTCTGCCAAAGACATCAACAAAGTTGTTCGCCGGGCATTTCGGCCGTAACTAAACTCGACCGTGGAGTCTCGATACCCGCACGAGGTATAGCCGCGGTAAATGGGAGAGAAGTATCGGCTACGCGCCGATATTGAGGAGACAGCGACGAAGAATGAAAAGGTGAATCTCTTGAAATGTTGTAACGGTTACTCCGTGAGCTATGTCTGTTCCAAGTTGTTGATCCGGTCGGCGAGGTCCTGGATGTCCGCTTCGATGCTCTCGAAGTTCTCGTTGAGCGGGATATGCCAGTCGTTGGACCCGGCTTGTGGCGTATTGTAGCCGCCGTAAGTCGACGTACTCGTGTCGTCCGTTGTATCGGACGACGTGTCGTCGGTCGACGTGTTCGTGAGCTGTTGGCTTACGATGGATTGGTACATGTTCGACGCGTCTGTGAGGGCAGTGCTATCGGGGTGAATCTGGTGGCTCCCACCAGATGCCGATGCGGTGTTCCAATACGCCTGCAGCTCCCAGCCCTGTGAGATCCCGTAATCGAGTAACTTCTCAACGAAGTAGGGGTTGTCTCCGCCACTTGGATTCGGATACGCGTTGGTCGCGACACCCCACTCGGCAGTTCCGAACCGATTCGCGCCACGCTCGGCGCCGAAGTTCTCCCACATCTGGATTTTATCTAGGATTACGACCCAAGCGTCCTGCCAGAGCTGTTCCAATTCGGAGTCAGAGAGGCCGCTGATATCGTCAGGATACGTCCCGCCCTCCGAGTCGTAGAGAGACGGCGTAATAATCGGTGCTGGCTCCCCACTCGGCCACTGTGCGGAGTCGACAGGCCAGGCGTCGGGCGCGACGCCGAGGCGGTTTCTGGCTGGAGAGAAGCAGAAGTCGAAGTTAGCGCCGGAAACGGACTGCATGACGTCGACACAGCGGGCAAATCCGTCGGCGTAGTTCTGCGGGTCCGACGGGTACTTGCTATTCCACGAGAGGTTGAATTCGTGGCTCATTCGGATAATCGAATCGCCCATGCCCCTGTCGACGAGTTGCTGGGCGAAGTTGCGATAATCCGCGTCGAACTCGCCACTTGCGGCTCTCCCGTATTCGTTCCGGTTCGGACCACCGAACTCGTAAGCGATTGCTAACTGACGCGAGCTGTTCCCGAAGAGACGCTCCATTACGTCAAGTCGATTCGCTTCGTCCCAGGTGATGCCGTCTATTCCATCGTGGAACAGATTTTGACTATACGTCGTTGTCACAACGTCGACCTGGTTGCCAAGCCACTCTTCGGCTGCGAGGAGGTCCGACTCGGTGATTGTGAGAAGTCCGTGTTTCATGACGGCTGCCCCGTGAGTTTCGTTTGCGTGCTGTGCTGTCTCACTGCGTTCGCCAGGTTGCGTGTGGTGTGGTTAGGTTCAGTCATGGTCTGGTTCTGAAATCGGCTTTTGACTTCCATCACGGTGTGTATCGTCGAGGATATGGGCGCTCGTGTCCACGCGGAGATGACAGGACCCGATGAATCGGCGTGTGTCTCGACTTGTAGTAGACCGATCGCCCATACCACCTTGTTCGGGAGGGATACCTTCTGAATTGAGTCTATTATCATAGTATGTCAACTCAGCAACTGCGATATGGTTAGTAAAGAACCAGTCACATATTTTTTTAAACGTCACACGCACAGCGTAGTCACGCACCAAGTACGACCCTCAGCTCAACTGGGCGCTCCCTTGACGCATCTACCGAGCAACTCGCTACGCGAGCTTTCTCTCCGCGGCAGTGGGCGGCGGTCTACCGAGGGAGTCGTGTTTAGTGTTGAGCATTATGCAAGAGTGCGAAAGTCTGCAACCAATTTTCGGCGGTGTCAGGTTTGACGTGGCTGCGGCAATTCGAGAACGATGAGGGTCGGGGGTGCAGTTCTCGAACAATCTGGTCGGCGGCGTTCCGATTTCCGTGGCGCGCATTTGAAATCGAGGGAGAACTAAAGGAAGCACAGATTGCAGAATTAAGCGTCATCAGCGAGAGAACAGTGGGTTCGACATCGTGGTATTGCCGCAGTTCGCGCAGGAAAGATTTCCGTGAGAGCTGTTGTAGTCCCCGAAAAGAACTGGGCGTAAAGCAGTTCGGTCGGCTACGGTTGGCGACCTACAGCCAGAACTGTTGGTCGCTAATGCGAATCACCGATTCGACGAGTGCGATTTGATTCGATGGTTCGCCAGATTCAGGCTGTAAATCAGATTTCTGCACCCGATCTGGTAAACACCGCCACCGGGGGACGCAAAGATTTTCACTCTGAAGTTCATATTAACTCATTGAAAAGAAGAGAGAAGATGCGTACGTATTCCAAGATTCAACTCGAGAATCGCAGACCTATAACGGGAACAACCGAAGACACAGAGATTCGTCCAGTGAGGCCAATACCGGTCGCAGAGGCCAGTAAGCGTGGAAGCGGGGGTAGTAGTCGGTTTATGCCGGATTCCATGCGTGTCAGGACCGAATCTGGTACCGAAGAATAACCCGTCGACAAGGACCCGTACGAAAGTTGAGATACCTATAATGACAGATTCGGATACCACGATTCCAATCTCTCGGCGGACTGCACTCAGACGCGGAGGGACGGCAATGGGCTCGCTCCTGCTCGGAACGCTTACAGGATGTAACACGGACGACTCCCCAGAAGGAAGAGAGCAGGAGACAGAAACAGGGCAGCAGACGACAGAGACAGAGCAACAGGTGACAGAACCCGTTCGGAACGTCGGCGTATTTCTCGGGAGCGACGAGAGTCTTGTCGAGTGGGAAAAGTGGTTCGGTCGGAAGGTGGACTACTATTCGTTTGCGCTGTTCCACGACACATGGGCGGATTACAGAATCGACAACTGGCCGCTGGAGGTGCCCATCGAAAGGTTACAGGACGGCCGAGAGATCGTTCTATCCTTCGAGATGTTCCCCCCGAGTCAGACAGAGATGACCGCAGTAGCGACCGGACAGCACAGAGCGAAATACCGTCAGTTGGCATCAGAGATGGTCGATCATGGTATCGGAGACGCACACATACGATTTGGCTGGGAATTCAACGGACGGTGGGCCGCCGACGGGGCAGTCGGACGGCCAGAGATTTACACCGCCGCGTGGAGAAACGTCGTAAGCGCCATGCGAGGCGTCGACGGTGCGGAGTTCTCGTTCATCTGGGCCCCGAACATCTGGAGGAAACAAATGGCGCCGACGGACGCCTATCCAGGTGACGAATGGGTCACTGAAATCGGGCTCACGATGTATGATAAGGGCGACTACTACCCATATCCCGAGCAGTGTGACTCGAACTGCGTCGCAGAGCGCAGACGACAAACGTGGCAAGACATATTGGAAGGACGGCAAACGTACTACGGACTGAACTACTGGGCTAGCTTTGCCAGGAACCACGGAAAGCCACTCGTGTTTCCAGAGTACGGTGTCTCGTCGAGGACAATGCAGAATGCAGGCGGTGGTGACAATCCAAGATTTTTCGAATGGTTCGCAGATTGGATGAGCGAAAACAGTGACGTCGTGGCTTGGCACAACATCTGGGGTTGGGTCGCGGGACCACACTACCTCGGCCCGGAAGAGTTGTACGAAACAAAAGAGTACACGTATATGAACGACGCCTCCGAGGCGTTTAGGCAGTTGTTCAGCTAGGATGGATCCTACCGTTTAGAGATAGCCGAGCTTTTCTAGTTGGTCGTCGATGTCGCGTTTGGGGTCGTCGACTCCCGTCCGCTCGAACTCGGGCGTGTACTCGCCGGTGTCTTCGGCGACGGTTTCGATCCACGGCACCTCCCGAAGTACGCGAAGCGGAATCCCGTAGTGGCCGTAGATTCCCCACTCACCGATCGCCTCGCCGTGGTCTGAACTGATGACCACGGGATCGGCGTCGATGCTGTCGAGTAAAATTTCGACATATTCTAAGACGTAGTGAAGGTTATCCCGGTACTGCTTCCACTTCTCCGCCTTGGAGACGTGACCGACTCGGATATCCCGCCACTGGTTCAACCATTTACCATGGAGTTCGGTTTCGAAGCCGTCGAAGTGCGGAATAAACGGATGGTGCGGTTGCATGTAGTGGACAATCATCCGCTCGGGGTCGTGCTCGCGTTTGACGGAAATCGCTCTGTCGGTGAGATACTGCGGCCGGAATAGTTCGTCGTCGTCTTCCCACGCGTAGCGCCAGACCTCGTCGAGTACGGCGAAGTCGTTCTCGTCTAGATAGATGTCGGTGTGCGGATTCCCAGTGACGACGGCCGTTTTTCGCATTTCGTCGGCGTACTCGTCGACGAAGTTCTTCTCAAGCCACTCTGCGGAGTTACTTCCGATAGAGTTGTGAGTCCGATATTTCTCGAGAAACGAATACTCGTCTGCGACTTCGTCCATCAGATCCGTGCGACATGCATCGAGAATGACCAGCACTTCCCACTCACGTTCGTAGATGGGGACGCCGTAATCATCCTGAAAGTGCTCGAAGAGGAGTCGAATAAATTCGGCGTATCCGTCGTACGTAACCCGTTTCGTCGCTGTGACGTAATCTTCGTTTGAATAATATTTTCTGGCTCTGTCAAGTCCTTGTATCACCCGGTCAATATCTGTCATCTCAGATATAAATCATCCTACACCGACATATATATGCGGGACGAACTTCCGGTTAGTCACAGCCAAATCGCGGCACCTGCCGGGAGAGCAGCTTAACCCGCTCGGTAGGAGGTTTCTACCATGTTGGCCACAGACAAGGTTCGAGCTGAACTGGTCACCTCTCGGCGAACTCAGAGTTGACTGTGCGACCGAAAATCACGGTCGTACACGTGGTCCAATACTGCCGCTCCGGTTGCGCGAATCATGTCTCGCTCGGACTTTGCCACCCAGAGGAACAGTGACCCAACCGTCTGAACGAGAAGAGAGAAGACGAAAACCAATCGTTCCGCAAAAGAGAGCCGGCTCGATGCGAAGCGTAGCCGATTTCGGTACGTGTGGTACGTCAGAAACGGCGAGTTCGTGGAGGTCATCCCGGTCTTGTGGTAGATAACAGAATCCGGGTTGATGAGCACTTTCCACCCATGCTCCCGAGCTTGCCATGCGAGGTCGATATCTTCCATCCCGATGAAGTAGTCTTCATTGA
This DNA window, taken from Haloarcula ordinaria, encodes the following:
- a CDS encoding glycosyl hydrolase; the encoded protein is MGSLLLGTLTGCNTDDSPEGREQETETGQQTTETEQQVTEPVRNVGVFLGSDESLVEWEKWFGRKVDYYSFALFHDTWADYRIDNWPLEVPIERLQDGREIVLSFEMFPPSQTEMTAVATGQHRAKYRQLASEMVDHGIGDAHIRFGWEFNGRWAADGAVGRPEIYTAAWRNVVSAMRGVDGAEFSFIWAPNIWRKQMAPTDAYPGDEWVTEIGLTMYDKGDYYPYPEQCDSNCVAERRRQTWQDILEGRQTYYGLNYWASFARNHGKPLVFPEYGVSSRTMQNAGGGDNPRFFEWFADWMSENSDVVAWHNIWGWVAGPHYLGPEELYETKEYTYMNDASEAFRQLFS